Proteins from a single region of Chryseomicrobium sp. FSL W7-1435:
- the trxA gene encoding thioredoxin has translation MAVTHTTDATFAQDTQEGLVLVDFWAPWCGPCKMIAPVLEELDGELSEKVKITKLDVDENQATASQFGVMSIPTLILFKDGEPVDKVIGYQPKENLANLVNKHA, from the coding sequence GTGGCAGTTACACATACAACAGACGCAACATTCGCACAAGATACGCAAGAAGGTTTAGTATTAGTTGATTTTTGGGCACCTTGGTGTGGACCATGTAAAATGATCGCTCCTGTTTTAGAAGAGTTAGATGGAGAGCTTTCTGAAAAAGTGAAAATCACAAAATTAGATGTTGATGAAAACCAAGCAACAGCTAGCCAATTCGGCGTTATGTCAATTCCAACTCTAATCCTGTTCAAAGACGGAGAGCCAGTGGATAAAGTAATTGGTTACCAACCAAAAGAAAACTTAGCAAACCTAGTAAACAAACACGCGTAA
- the uvrC gene encoding excinuclease ABC subunit UvrC gives MNELVRQKSEILPDQPGCYLMKDGHGTIIYVGKAKVLKNRVRSYFTGTHDGKTQRLVADIEDFEYIVTSSDLEALILELHLIKKHDPKYNVMLKDDKTYPYIKITGDAYPRIITTRTVRKDNGKYFGPYPNVYAANETRKLLDRIYPFRKCVKMPDRLCLYYHIGQCLGPCVKEVPRSEFQYMIDEVSKFLNGGHITVRTELEQKMMAAAESMEYERAKEYRDQIAHIDTVMEKQKMQMNDFTNRDVFGYAVDKGWMCVQVFFIRQGKLIERDASMFPIYGESDEEFLTFIGRFYEQSSHIKPKEVMVPGTVDADLIHQLLGIKVFVPQKGKKKELVNLAINNAEVALKEKFHLVERQEVRTIGAIEQLGIHMGIPAPRRIEAFDNSHIYGTDPVSAMVVFEDGKPLKKEYRKYKTKTALKHDDYGAMREVIRRRYTRVLRERLPLPDLILIDGGKGQMSSAREVLEDELGLDIPIAGLAKDLKHQTAELLYGEPPLPVQMKRTSQEFYLLQRIQDEVHRFAITFHRQQRQKNSIQSILDTIPGVGPKRRQQLMKHFGSVKNMKAGTREEFIQAGLPEALVDAVQKKLAEETLPSTE, from the coding sequence ATGAATGAACTTGTTCGACAAAAAAGTGAAATACTTCCCGATCAACCGGGCTGTTATTTGATGAAAGACGGCCATGGCACCATCATTTATGTCGGGAAGGCGAAAGTGTTAAAAAATCGTGTCCGCTCCTACTTTACGGGAACTCACGATGGGAAAACCCAACGACTTGTTGCGGATATTGAAGACTTTGAATATATCGTCACGTCATCTGACCTCGAAGCACTCATCCTTGAATTGCATTTGATAAAAAAACATGACCCAAAATACAATGTTATGTTGAAAGATGACAAGACGTATCCTTATATAAAAATTACAGGGGATGCTTATCCTCGAATTATTACCACACGCACAGTTCGAAAAGATAATGGTAAATATTTTGGACCCTATCCAAATGTTTATGCGGCAAATGAAACGCGAAAATTACTTGACCGCATCTATCCGTTTCGAAAGTGTGTCAAAATGCCAGACAGACTCTGCCTCTATTATCATATCGGACAGTGCCTAGGTCCTTGTGTCAAAGAAGTCCCCCGTTCTGAATTCCAATACATGATTGATGAAGTCTCCAAGTTTTTAAACGGTGGACACATTACAGTGCGCACGGAATTAGAACAAAAAATGATGGCAGCTGCTGAGTCGATGGAGTATGAGCGCGCTAAAGAATACCGCGATCAAATTGCCCATATCGATACAGTCATGGAAAAACAAAAGATGCAAATGAATGATTTTACGAATCGAGATGTCTTTGGCTATGCCGTCGACAAAGGCTGGATGTGTGTGCAAGTATTCTTCATCCGCCAAGGTAAATTAATCGAACGTGACGCTTCTATGTTTCCCATTTATGGAGAATCTGACGAAGAGTTTCTTACTTTTATCGGCCGTTTCTATGAGCAATCTTCTCATATCAAACCGAAAGAAGTCATGGTTCCTGGAACCGTCGATGCTGACCTCATTCACCAGTTATTGGGGATTAAAGTATTTGTTCCTCAAAAAGGGAAGAAAAAAGAACTCGTCAATCTGGCCATTAACAATGCAGAAGTTGCCTTGAAAGAAAAGTTCCATCTAGTTGAGAGACAAGAAGTGCGAACAATTGGGGCTATAGAACAACTTGGGATTCACATGGGGATTCCTGCACCGCGTCGAATTGAGGCATTTGATAATTCACACATTTACGGAACAGATCCAGTATCAGCCATGGTCGTTTTTGAAGATGGTAAACCACTGAAAAAAGAATACCGCAAATACAAAACAAAAACGGCACTCAAACACGATGATTACGGTGCCATGCGAGAAGTAATTCGTCGCCGCTATACACGTGTGCTGCGTGAACGATTACCACTTCCTGATCTAATATTGATTGATGGAGGAAAAGGCCAGATGTCCTCAGCTCGTGAAGTGCTGGAAGACGAACTAGGTCTGGATATCCCAATTGCAGGACTGGCAAAAGATTTAAAGCACCAAACTGCCGAGTTATTATACGGAGAACCACCTTTACCGGTGCAGATGAAACGAACCTCTCAAGAGTTCTACTTGCTACAACGGATTCAAGATGAAGTCCACCGATTTGCGATTACATTCCATAGGCAGCAACGCCAAAAGAATAGTATTCAATCAATTTTAGATACGATACCAGGAGTGGGACCGAAGCGCAGACAACAGTTGATGAAACATTTTGGTTCTGTGAAAAACATGAAGGCTGGTACGCGTGAAGAATTTATTCAAGCGGGTCTTCCAGAAGCATTAGTCGATGCTGTCCAGAAAAAATTAGCAGAAGAAACATTGCCTTCAACGGAATAG
- a CDS encoding aspartate kinase, whose product MAIVVMKFGGTSVGSVERIRNAARRIMQEVDRGYQVVVVVSAMGKTTDHLVQLAEDITSSPSKREMDMLLSTGEQVSMSLLAMALETQGYQAVSMTGWQAELQTEKVHRNARIVSLKGGKIRAKLDAGNIVVAAGFQGITEDGEITTLGRGGSDTTAVAIAAAVGAERCDIYTDVDGVYTSDPRFVTGARKLHSIEYDEMLELANLGAGVLHPRAVEYAKNYKIPLTVRSSISEEEGTVIEEATSMESNLIVRGVAFEADVVRLTIGYEKAFNGSLAMIFTTLAQHNIDVDIIVQSIVDGTTPTVSFTIKKEALSEAIQVLEEKKKELGFQVADFEVGLSKVSIVGSGMVSNPGVAAQMFDRLRQESIPVKMVSTSEIKVSVVVPQQQMIQAANALHEEFRLSEIEVQV is encoded by the coding sequence ATGGCAATTGTTGTAATGAAATTTGGAGGAACCTCAGTAGGTTCTGTTGAGCGTATTCGAAATGCGGCTCGTCGTATTATGCAAGAAGTGGATAGAGGGTACCAAGTAGTGGTCGTAGTATCTGCAATGGGTAAGACAACGGACCATTTGGTACAACTCGCTGAAGACATCACATCTTCACCGTCAAAACGCGAGATGGACATGCTGTTATCGACGGGGGAGCAAGTATCGATGTCTCTTCTAGCTATGGCCCTTGAAACACAAGGGTATCAAGCAGTTTCTATGACGGGCTGGCAAGCGGAGTTGCAGACTGAAAAAGTGCATCGCAATGCGCGAATTGTTTCGCTAAAAGGTGGCAAGATCCGTGCAAAATTAGATGCTGGAAATATTGTAGTGGCTGCCGGCTTCCAGGGCATCACGGAAGACGGGGAAATCACGACGCTTGGCCGCGGAGGCTCAGATACAACAGCCGTTGCCATTGCAGCAGCTGTTGGAGCAGAGCGCTGTGACATTTATACAGACGTCGACGGTGTTTACACGTCGGACCCACGCTTTGTAACTGGTGCACGAAAATTGCATTCTATCGAGTATGATGAAATGCTTGAACTGGCAAATCTCGGAGCGGGAGTACTTCATCCACGAGCGGTTGAATACGCTAAAAACTATAAAATTCCCTTGACGGTACGTTCGAGTATATCAGAAGAAGAGGGAACAGTTATTGAGGAGGCAACATCTATGGAGTCCAATCTAATCGTACGCGGCGTCGCTTTTGAGGCTGACGTAGTGCGTCTTACAATAGGCTATGAGAAAGCATTCAATGGATCCCTGGCCATGATTTTTACAACGTTAGCTCAGCACAACATTGATGTGGATATTATTGTGCAGTCCATTGTCGATGGCACGACACCAACTGTTTCATTTACGATTAAAAAAGAAGCACTATCGGAAGCGATTCAAGTATTAGAAGAGAAAAAGAAAGAACTCGGATTCCAAGTAGCTGATTTTGAGGTGGGCCTTTCAAAGGTATCGATTGTGGGTTCTGGTATGGTATCGAATCCAGGTGTTGCAGCTCAAATGTTTGACCGTCTTCGTCAAGAGTCAATTCCGGTTAAAATGGTGAGTACATCCGAGATCAAAGTATCTGTGGTCGTTCCTCAGCAGCAAATGATCCAGGCAGCTAATGCGTTACACGAAGAGTTTCGACTTTCTGAAATTGAGGTTCAAGTTTAA
- a CDS encoding YslB family protein: MEKTQEKMIPQFGYELIRDHLIANLLGKHEQEVLYWAGKDLARKFPCSSIDEIEAFFQQAGWGELHTHKSSKHEVVFHLQNSLRSSLRSDRCFKLEAGFLAEQLELLESRMTECVEDVTSKLVIFTVKSE, translated from the coding sequence ATGGAAAAAACACAAGAAAAAATGATACCTCAGTTCGGCTATGAATTAATTCGTGACCATTTAATTGCCAACCTTCTAGGGAAGCATGAGCAGGAAGTCCTTTATTGGGCTGGTAAAGATTTGGCTCGGAAATTCCCCTGCAGTTCGATTGATGAAATTGAAGCCTTTTTCCAACAAGCTGGTTGGGGAGAACTACATACTCACAAATCGTCAAAACATGAAGTTGTATTTCATTTACAGAACAGCCTTCGGTCGTCTCTTCGATCTGATCGCTGCTTTAAGCTTGAGGCTGGGTTTTTAGCCGAGCAGCTAGAGTTATTAGAGAGTCGTATGACTGAGTGTGTTGAAGATGTTACGTCTAAGCTAGTAATCTTTACAGTGAAATCAGAATAG
- a CDS encoding succinate dehydrogenase cytochrome b558 subunit translates to MAKNNEFFWRRLHSLLGIIPVGLFLTQHLVVNHFATRGEQAFNDAAHFMESLPFRYALEIFVIFLPLMFHAFYGIYIAFTAKNNTKRYGTFRNWMFVAQRITGIFLVIFIAWHVYETRWQVAIGADTADYNMMVDILANPWMFGFYVAGVVAATFHFANGIWSFLVTWGITQSAASQRLATYATIGIFLALTVVGIRALLAFV, encoded by the coding sequence TTGGCGAAAAACAACGAATTTTTTTGGCGTCGTCTGCATTCCTTATTAGGAATCATTCCGGTTGGGTTGTTCTTAACTCAGCATTTAGTCGTCAACCACTTTGCAACACGCGGAGAACAAGCATTTAACGATGCAGCACACTTTATGGAAAGCTTACCATTCCGTTATGCACTTGAAATCTTTGTAATTTTCTTACCTTTAATGTTCCATGCATTTTACGGAATCTACATTGCTTTCACTGCAAAAAACAACACAAAACGTTACGGAACATTCCGTAACTGGATGTTCGTTGCACAACGTATTACAGGTATTTTCTTAGTTATCTTTATTGCTTGGCACGTATACGAGACACGCTGGCAGGTTGCAATTGGTGCAGATACAGCCGATTACAATATGATGGTTGATATTCTAGCAAATCCTTGGATGTTTGGTTTCTACGTAGCTGGTGTAGTTGCAGCAACTTTCCACTTTGCGAATGGTATTTGGTCATTCCTAGTAACTTGGGGAATTACACAATCCGCTGCTTCACAACGCTTGGCTACATACGCAACGATTGGTATTTTCTTAGCATTGACAGTAGTGGGCATCCGCGCATTGCTTGCATTCGTGTAA
- the sdhA gene encoding succinate dehydrogenase flavoprotein subunit, with protein MAKSKLIVVGGGLAGLMATMKAAENGTPVDLFSLVPVKRSHSVCAQGGINGAVNTKGEGDSTYKHFDDTVYGGDFLANQGPVKAMADAAPGIIHLFDRMGVMFNRTPEGLLDFRRFGGTLYHRTAFAGATTGQQLLYALDEQVRRYEVDGLVTKYEGWEFLGIIKDEDGICRGIKAQNLNTGEIQAFRADAVIMATGGPGIIFGKTTNSIINTGSAASIVYQQGAKYANGEFIQIHPTAIPGDDKLRLMSESARGEGGRVWTYKDGKPWYFLEEKYPDYGNLVPRDIATREIFDVCVNQKLGINGENMVYLDLSHKDPHELDVKLGGIIEIYEKFTGDDPRKVPMKIFPAVHYSMGGLWVDDDQMTNIPGLFAAGECDYSQHGANRLGANSLLSAVFGGSVAGPNAVKYMRGLEKSAVDLPDDIFAREVQKEQQEWDKVLNMQGSENAYLIHKELGEWMTDNVTVVRYNDKLEQTDKKILELMDRWERINMDDTQQWSNQGASFTRQLKNMLYLARVITIGALQRDESRGAHYKPDFPERNDEEFMKTTVAEFDPATGAPIITYEAIDVSLIPPRKRDYSSKGGK; from the coding sequence ATGGCAAAAAGTAAATTAATCGTTGTCGGTGGAGGCCTTGCAGGTCTTATGGCAACAATGAAAGCTGCCGAAAACGGTACGCCTGTTGATCTATTCTCATTAGTTCCCGTAAAGCGCTCTCATTCAGTTTGTGCGCAAGGTGGAATTAATGGTGCAGTAAATACAAAAGGTGAAGGAGATTCAACGTACAAGCACTTTGACGATACAGTGTATGGCGGTGACTTCTTAGCCAACCAAGGTCCTGTAAAAGCTATGGCTGATGCAGCGCCAGGAATTATTCACTTATTCGACCGTATGGGTGTTATGTTCAACCGTACACCAGAAGGTCTTCTAGATTTCCGTCGTTTCGGTGGAACGCTTTATCACCGTACAGCATTCGCGGGTGCTACAACTGGTCAACAGTTACTGTATGCACTTGATGAGCAAGTTCGTCGTTATGAAGTTGACGGATTAGTAACAAAGTATGAAGGTTGGGAATTCCTCGGCATAATCAAAGATGAAGATGGCATTTGTCGCGGAATCAAGGCTCAAAACTTAAACACTGGTGAAATTCAAGCGTTCCGTGCAGATGCTGTTATTATGGCAACTGGTGGACCTGGTATTATCTTCGGTAAAACGACAAACTCTATCATCAATACAGGTTCTGCAGCGTCAATCGTGTACCAACAAGGTGCAAAATATGCAAACGGTGAGTTCATTCAAATTCACCCAACTGCTATTCCTGGAGATGACAAACTACGCCTGATGTCAGAATCAGCTCGTGGTGAGGGTGGACGCGTGTGGACGTATAAAGATGGTAAGCCGTGGTACTTCTTAGAAGAAAAATACCCGGATTACGGAAATCTAGTTCCACGTGACATTGCCACTCGTGAAATCTTTGACGTGTGCGTCAACCAAAAGCTAGGTATCAATGGCGAGAACATGGTCTATCTAGATCTTTCTCACAAAGATCCGCATGAACTTGACGTGAAACTTGGTGGAATCATCGAGATTTACGAGAAGTTCACTGGTGATGACCCACGTAAAGTGCCAATGAAAATCTTCCCAGCAGTTCACTATTCAATGGGCGGACTTTGGGTTGATGACGATCAAATGACAAACATCCCTGGATTGTTTGCAGCGGGTGAATGTGATTACTCTCAACATGGTGCAAACCGTTTAGGTGCTAACTCATTACTTTCTGCTGTATTCGGCGGAAGCGTAGCAGGACCTAATGCTGTGAAATACATGAGAGGTCTTGAGAAGTCTGCAGTAGATCTTCCAGACGATATCTTTGCTCGTGAAGTTCAAAAAGAACAACAAGAGTGGGACAAAGTATTGAACATGCAAGGTTCTGAAAATGCTTACTTGATTCATAAAGAATTAGGCGAGTGGATGACGGATAACGTAACTGTTGTTCGTTACAACGACAAGCTTGAACAAACGGATAAAAAGATTCTCGAATTGATGGACCGTTGGGAGCGCATCAACATGGACGATACACAGCAGTGGTCGAACCAAGGGGCTTCATTCACACGTCAATTAAAGAACATGCTTTACCTTGCACGAGTCATCACGATCGGCGCGCTTCAGCGTGACGAAAGCCGTGGTGCTCACTACAAACCTGACTTCCCTGAACGTAATGACGAGGAATTCATGAAAACAACTGTAGCGGAATTTGATCCAGCTACAGGTGCACCAATCATCACTTACGAAGCAATCGACGTTTCGTTGATTCCACCACGTAAGCGGGATTATTCTTCTAAAGGAGGGAAATAA
- the sdhB gene encoding succinate dehydrogenase iron-sulfur subunit, producing the protein MVTATEAKRITIEIQRQDTPDSEPYFEAFEVNYRPNMNVISALMEIRQNPVNKDGKATKPVTWDMNCLEEVCGACSMVINGRPMQSCSALVDKLEHPIRLEPMRTFPVVRDLQVDRTRMFDSLKRVKAWVPIDGSYDLGEGPRMPERKRQWAYELSKCMTCGVCLEACPNVNDKSNFMGPAPLSQVRLFNAHPTGSMNKDERLNAIMGEGGIANCGNSQNCVVACPKGIPLTTSIAALNRDTTVQMFRNFFGSDNMVD; encoded by the coding sequence ATGGTGACAGCTACTGAAGCAAAAAGAATTACAATTGAAATTCAACGTCAAGATACACCTGACTCGGAACCTTATTTCGAAGCCTTTGAAGTTAATTACCGTCCGAACATGAACGTTATTTCTGCGCTAATGGAAATTCGTCAAAATCCAGTCAATAAAGATGGAAAAGCAACGAAACCGGTAACGTGGGATATGAACTGTCTAGAAGAAGTTTGTGGAGCATGTTCAATGGTCATCAATGGCCGTCCAATGCAATCATGTTCAGCGCTAGTTGATAAATTAGAGCACCCGATCAGACTTGAGCCAATGCGCACATTCCCAGTCGTTCGTGACCTTCAAGTAGACCGTACTCGCATGTTTGATTCATTAAAACGTGTGAAAGCATGGGTTCCGATTGATGGATCGTATGACTTAGGAGAAGGCCCTCGTATGCCTGAACGTAAACGTCAATGGGCATATGAACTTTCAAAATGTATGACATGTGGAGTTTGTCTTGAAGCGTGTCCAAACGTCAACGACAAATCAAACTTCATGGGTCCAGCACCACTTTCACAAGTTCGTCTATTCAACGCACATCCAACAGGTTCTATGAACAAAGATGAGCGTCTAAATGCAATTATGGGCGAAGGCGGTATCGCTAACTGCGGTAACTCACAAAACTGTGTAGTCGCTTGTCCTAAAGGTATTCCATTAACAACGTCAATCGCTGCTCTTAACCGCGATACTACGGTTCAAATGTTCCGTAACTTCTTCGGTTCTGACAACATGGTTGATTAA
- a CDS encoding thioesterase family protein, translated as MRASYIQDVDTWRKEFQFYSEVSVRFSETDMYGHLNNTVNFAYFEYARIEFFKHIQLMNDWLDPKGETIPVVADLQCDFVKQVYFDEKLRVYVKANSVGTSSMDVHYMMVNEKNDITATGRGTIVQIHRITGKPVAWTEETKKQLQHA; from the coding sequence ATGAGAGCAAGCTATATCCAAGATGTCGATACATGGCGTAAAGAATTTCAATTTTATTCCGAAGTGAGTGTCCGGTTCAGCGAGACGGATATGTACGGGCATTTAAACAATACGGTCAACTTCGCTTATTTTGAATATGCGCGGATTGAATTTTTCAAACACATCCAGTTAATGAACGATTGGTTAGATCCAAAAGGAGAGACCATTCCGGTAGTCGCCGATTTGCAGTGCGATTTTGTGAAACAAGTGTATTTTGATGAGAAGCTACGTGTTTATGTGAAGGCCAACTCCGTAGGAACATCGTCCATGGACGTCCATTACATGATGGTCAACGAAAAAAATGACATCACCGCAACTGGTCGAGGAACCATCGTCCAGATTCACCGTATCACAGGAAAACCAGTGGCTTGGACAGAAGAAACAAAAAAACAGTTGCAACACGCTTAG
- a CDS encoding LuxR C-terminal-related transcriptional regulator, translating into MFQSNYFILTQRERDVFQLLTAGMSTKEVAAALEIREKTVRNHISNAIQKLGVSGRKAALEELIRLGEIH; encoded by the coding sequence TTGTTTCAATCCAATTATTTCATTTTAACGCAGCGTGAACGGGACGTTTTTCAACTACTAACAGCGGGGATGTCGACAAAAGAAGTCGCAGCAGCACTGGAGATCCGTGAGAAGACAGTGCGCAATCATATATCGAATGCAATCCAAAAGCTTGGCGTGTCCGGTAGAAAAGCAGCACTTGAAGAACTCATCCGGTTAGGTGAAATTCACTAA
- a CDS encoding MarR family transcriptional regulator: MTNEINEPVKHDADRVAVLEKELRYISGVIKQKGRQILSSYTITPPQFIALQWLHESGDMTIGDLSTKMYLAFSTTTDLVDRMEANHLVQRVRDESDRRVVRIHLLSEGERIIEEVINKRRDFLSVELETFTEQDVEQLTELLHKLHKEMKKN, encoded by the coding sequence ATGACGAACGAAATCAATGAGCCGGTAAAGCATGACGCAGATCGCGTAGCTGTGCTCGAAAAAGAATTGCGCTATATCTCAGGCGTAATCAAACAAAAAGGCAGACAAATATTAAGTTCTTATACAATTACACCACCACAATTTATTGCCCTACAGTGGTTACACGAATCTGGCGATATGACCATTGGTGATTTATCTACGAAAATGTATTTGGCATTCAGTACAACGACAGATTTGGTCGACCGCATGGAAGCCAATCATCTTGTTCAGCGCGTGCGCGATGAGTCAGATCGTCGTGTAGTGCGGATTCACCTCCTTTCTGAAGGAGAGCGCATCATTGAAGAAGTAATCAACAAACGACGCGACTTTTTGTCAGTAGAACTCGAAACGTTCACAGAGCAAGATGTTGAACAGCTGACAGAATTGCTTCACAAACTACACAAAGAAATGAAAAAGAACTGA
- the racE gene encoding glutamate racemase produces MDRPIGILDSGVGGLTVAKEIMRLLPNEQIIYVGDTARCPYGPRSPQEVRKFTWQISLALQKMDVKMLIIACNTATAVALNSLSRKMPFPVLGVIFPGARAASKATRNHKVVVLGTLGTVKSGAYEYAVSALSSSSQVEALACPTFVPLVESNEYEGEFAHKMVEEALSPLRGKDFDTIILGCTHYPLLQSHIEEVVGKHVHVVSSAQETASDVRGYLDFHKQHNTKRGNKQPIFYTTGSIPMFKDIAERWLELDDADVRRIQF; encoded by the coding sequence GTGGATCGTCCGATTGGTATTCTTGATTCAGGTGTAGGCGGCTTAACCGTTGCCAAAGAAATTATGCGCTTGTTACCAAATGAACAAATTATATATGTCGGTGATACAGCACGTTGCCCCTATGGACCTCGAAGTCCACAAGAAGTGCGCAAATTTACTTGGCAAATCTCACTAGCTCTTCAAAAGATGGACGTTAAAATGCTAATCATAGCGTGTAATACGGCTACCGCAGTTGCACTCAATTCGCTCAGTCGAAAGATGCCGTTCCCAGTGCTGGGAGTCATTTTTCCGGGTGCACGGGCTGCTTCCAAAGCTACGAGAAACCATAAAGTGGTCGTTTTAGGAACGTTGGGGACTGTTAAGAGTGGCGCATACGAATATGCAGTTTCGGCACTTAGTTCATCAAGCCAGGTGGAAGCCTTGGCCTGTCCAACATTTGTGCCACTTGTTGAAAGTAATGAATACGAAGGTGAGTTTGCACACAAGATGGTAGAAGAAGCACTTTCACCACTACGTGGTAAAGATTTCGATACAATCATACTTGGTTGCACGCATTACCCGTTATTGCAGTCTCATATCGAAGAAGTGGTCGGTAAACATGTGCATGTCGTGTCTTCAGCGCAGGAAACGGCAAGCGATGTGAGAGGGTATCTCGATTTTCATAAACAACACAACACTAAACGAGGTAACAAACAACCGATTTTTTATACAACAGGTTCCATTCCCATGTTCAAAGACATTGCCGAACGCTGGCTTGAACTGGATGACGCCGATGTGCGACGAATTCAATTTTGA
- the rph gene encoding ribonuclease PH has protein sequence MRHDERTAQTLRPVTIEKDFITHPEGSVLITVGGTRVICNATIEEKVPPFLRGQGKGWITAEYSMLPRATHSRSHREAAKGKIGGRTMEIQRLIGRALRSVVDLEALGERTIWIDCDVIQADGGTRTASITGAFVAMTLAIGRLVEEKQLPVFPVKDFLAAVSVGILESGAVADLDYVEDSAAHVDMNLVMTGKGEFVEIQGTGEEATFTRQQLNELLELGEQAIRELIIIQQETLGAFAQEVGNETGGLV, from the coding sequence ATGCGACATGATGAACGCACTGCACAAACACTAAGACCAGTAACGATTGAAAAAGATTTTATCACCCACCCAGAAGGATCTGTATTGATCACTGTTGGGGGAACTCGAGTTATTTGTAACGCGACCATTGAAGAGAAGGTGCCACCGTTTTTACGTGGACAGGGAAAAGGTTGGATAACAGCAGAATATTCAATGCTTCCTCGTGCCACACATAGCCGCTCACACCGTGAAGCAGCAAAAGGCAAAATTGGTGGCCGCACAATGGAAATCCAGCGCCTGATCGGCCGTGCTCTTCGTTCTGTAGTGGATTTAGAAGCATTAGGTGAGCGTACGATTTGGATTGATTGCGATGTCATTCAAGCGGACGGCGGGACACGCACCGCGTCAATTACAGGTGCTTTTGTTGCCATGACGCTAGCTATCGGTCGTCTTGTGGAAGAAAAACAACTGCCTGTATTTCCGGTGAAAGACTTTTTAGCAGCTGTGAGTGTAGGGATTTTAGAGTCTGGAGCAGTAGCTGACCTTGATTACGTCGAAGATTCGGCTGCACATGTAGATATGAACTTGGTGATGACAGGTAAAGGGGAGTTCGTTGAAATCCAGGGCACTGGTGAAGAAGCAACCTTTACACGTCAGCAGTTAAATGAACTTCTTGAATTAGGAGAACAAGCCATTCGAGAACTGATTATCATTCAACAAGAGACGTTAGGGGCTTTTGCACAAGAAGTAGGAAATGAAACTGGAGGTCTCGTGTAA
- a CDS encoding XTP/dITP diphosphatase, with protein MPDILIATKNKGKAKDFESIFGPLGYTVKTLDDVASHLDIEETGSTFEENASLKAEALANELNTIVIADDSGLEVDALNGEPGIFSARYAGEEKSDEANMDKLLTNLQNVEGEARTARFVCAIALASPGEQTKTYRGTCEGQIATERKGNYGFGYDPIFWLPEQQKMMAELTPEQKAAISHRGAAIQLLRADWNGLN; from the coding sequence ATGCCAGATATTTTAATCGCTACGAAAAATAAAGGAAAAGCAAAAGACTTTGAATCAATTTTTGGACCACTTGGCTACACAGTTAAAACACTTGATGACGTGGCGTCACATTTAGATATTGAAGAAACTGGTTCAACTTTTGAAGAGAATGCTAGTTTAAAAGCCGAGGCATTGGCTAACGAGCTTAATACGATTGTCATAGCGGACGATAGCGGATTAGAGGTAGATGCGCTGAACGGCGAGCCGGGAATTTTCTCAGCGCGTTATGCAGGCGAAGAGAAGAGTGACGAAGCAAATATGGACAAGTTGCTTACTAATCTTCAAAACGTTGAAGGCGAAGCACGTACAGCACGATTTGTTTGTGCTATTGCTCTAGCGAGTCCTGGTGAGCAAACGAAAACTTACCGTGGTACATGTGAAGGGCAAATTGCTACGGAACGCAAAGGGAATTATGGCTTTGGTTATGATCCGATTTTTTGGCTTCCTGAGCAGCAAAAAATGATGGCCGAGCTTACACCCGAGCAGAAAGCAGCTATTTCGCATCGCGGGGCTGCCATCCAACTTTTGAGAGCAGATTGGAACGGCCTTAATTAA